A single window of Colletotrichum higginsianum IMI 349063 chromosome 8, whole genome shotgun sequence DNA harbors:
- a CDS encoding Fungal specific transcription factor, whose amino-acid sequence MDTMDTESVQSGRTRDRASRIAKACLRCQSKKIKCDGMTPSCTPCVNRNNECVYQQMQRRRGPGRSKMYIQALEERLSKMEAVLSQAGLPRPGAPPTRVSPSETDAASVSVFAGPPVTSGTTAGPNPSTDAQQAGFAQASTDHLMVDEPGPSIPRMSQNSSEQSDQRGSQTPAPPPRDIPEPPKQLSNKMPVFAVIASRMREVNTASYCSTFNRQVFTPRLEREEAITILMPLYDDVIDNYPLLNFHYFVRHFEKLPEAENTFNNTSGWAYMNAVISVGTRRKSINNAFQEVCQLAWPFFKNAFSGLTELMVKGTDLLAVQGIVAMAVFMQGTTCTRTAALLSSAAVRLSQSIGLHRQPCVMMSMCVQDVEARSRVFWAAYILEKEMGLNHGLDSIQDDDDIETELPSGRGDGVDVLNLRAKLAMVESSIRRRLYTAKGLRLTDDDLVKAIIDLDALLEEWRSSLPAELQPSYEPRTASPDIAPDNLNLHLAFFRCTMMVHWAARRHNQYPTMAVLVGTSGGFEMPYIQLSFSQKRCRMAAHATIRLFRTISTPQYADLWRILCYPLCASLTLLTDVLENPGCSRARGDLAATRSFAHFLQKFEKSEGCDLKRVLTACAFLQRTAQRAVDDAQNMMHAQNLVVNDGPGVPLIPGFNLSEDAQVLQALLGAATHPMYLVQGLMGTLPNRDQRLITRLAHLLGTPLESGKPGSPLGPQPLQPETYGFGFGQGQAGSDPTANWS is encoded by the exons ATGGACACCATGGATACAGAGTCTGTTCAAAGCGGACGGACGCGGGACAGAGCGTCACGCATTGCCAAG GCTTGTCTAAGATGCCAGTCTAAAAAGATCAAGTGTGATGGAATGACGCCATCGTGCACTCCTTGTGTCAACCGCAACAACGAGTGCGTGTATCAACAGATGCAGAGGCGCCGTGGTCCAGGCCGGAG CAAAATGTACATCCAAGCCCTTGAAGAGCGGCTTTCCAAAATGGAGGCTGTTCTTAGCCAGGCTGGGCTTCCGAGGCCGGGTGCGCCGCCAACGAGGGTGTCCCCTTCAGAAACTGACGCCGCGTCCGTGTCTGTGTTCGCCGGTCCGCCCGTGACGTCTGGCACAACTGCTGGACCCAACCCCAGCACCGACGCTCAGCAAGCGGGTTTTGCCCAGGCATCAACAGACCATCTGATGGTCGATGAACCGGGACCATCGATACCTCGTATGTCCCAAAACTCTAGCGAACAGTCGGATCAACGAGGCAGCCAGACGCCTGCGCCCCCGCCTCGGGATATCCCAGAACCGCCGAAGCAGCTCTCAAACAAGATGCCTGTGTTTGCCGTCATTGCAAGCCGAATGCGAGAGGTCAATACTGCATCTTACTGCTCTACATTCAACAGACAGGTCTTTACGCCTCGCCtcgagagagaagaggccATCACGATTTTGATGCCTCTGTATGACGACGTCATCGATAATTACCCCCTTCTCAACTTTCATTATTTCGTCCGTCATTTCGAGAAGCTGCCAGAGGCCGAGAACACCTTTAACAACACATCCGGCTGGGCGTACATGAATGCTGTTATCTCTGTCGGGACTCGGCGAAAGTCCATCAACAACGCATTCCAGGAAGTCTGCCAACTTGCTTGGCCCTTTTTCAAAAACGCTTTCTCCGGCCTGACGGAGTTGATGGTCAAGGGTACCGACCTCTTGGCCGTGCAGGGCATAGTCGCCATGGCAGTGTTCATGCAGGGAACCACGTgcacgaggacggcggctcTGCTGTCGTCAGCCGCGGTGAGACTATCGCAGAGCATCGGCCTGCATAGACAGCCTTGTGTCATGATGTCAATGTGCGTACAGGATGTGGAGGCGCGAAGTCGCGTGTTCTGGGCGGCGTACATCCTTGAAAAAGAGATGGGTCTGAACCACGGGCTTGATTCTAtacaagacgacgacgatatcGAGACAGAGCTACCAAGCGGCCGCGGAGACGGTGTCGATGTGCTGAACCTGAGAGCGAAGCTTGCCATGGTGGAATCCTCTATCCGGAGACGGCTGTACACAGCGAAAGGCCTTCGACTCACAGATGACGATCTAgtcaaggccatcatcgacctTGATGCTCTCCTTGAAGAATGGAGGTCAAGCCTGCCTGCTGAACTCCAGCCATCGTATGAGCCCCGGACGGCGAGCCCGGACATCGCTCCCGACAACTTGAATCTGCACTTGGCATTCTTCAGGTGCACGATGATGGTGCACTGGGCTGCGAGACGACACAACCAATACCCGACAATGGCCGTACTCGTGGGGACGTCCGGCGGGTTCGAGATGCCCTACATCCAGCTTTCTTTTTCGCAGAAGCGATGTCGGATGGCGGCGCACGCGACCATCAGGCTATTTCGAACCATCTCCACGCCACAATATGCCGACTTGTG GCGAATTCTCTGCTATCCTCTGTGCGCCAGTCTGACACTCTTGACGGATGTGCTCGAGAACCCAGGCTGCTCCCGTGCTCGCGGCGACTTGGCGGCGACAAGAAGCTTTGCCCATTTCCTCCAGAAGTTCGAAAAGTCGGAAGGCTGCGACCTGAAGCGCGTCTTGACGGCGTGCGCCTTCTTGCAAAGGACCGCGCAAcgtgccgtcgacgatgcgcagAACATGATGCACGCCCAGAACCTCGTGGTCAACGACGGCCCCGGTGTGCCACTAATACCAGGTTTCAATCTCAGTGAGGACGCGCAG GTCTTACAAGCGCTGCTTGGAGCCGCAACCCATCCCATGTATCTCGTCCAGGGACTGATGGGGACCTTGCCCAACCGAGATCAACGTCTCATAACGAGACTTGCCCACCTTCTCGGCACTCCCTTGGAGAGTGGCAAACCTGGGAGTCCTCTTGGGCCACAACCGTTGCAGCCGGAGACGtacggcttcggcttcggccaaGGTCAAGCGGGAAGTGATCCAACAGCGAACTGGTCCTGA
- a CDS encoding Opt oligopeptide transporter → MANEKNDAPVTPTEVGRTQGLLTDEKLPADAHTHEISRLDSEEQVFESHLNVTEDDLIEAKAIAANLTLEGVQKMMKNVLRIHDRDPNFPHSVLMKIHEFLDNENVFENPEKHEQIIWEMKLEAALITNNSPYSEVRAVVDNKDDPNLPCGTIRAWTIGVFFSVFLAFINQLFSIRQPAISIESNVAQLLAFPIGKAWEKLMPNVVFTVFGHKLPLNPGRFNKKEHMLIAIMANTAKSLPYTQYIVWTQVLPQYFNQPYAKSFAYQILIALSTNFIGYGLAGLTRRFIVYPSYCVWPASLVTIALNSALHHENNVAVPGPFKRLYSMTRYKFFLWSFGAMFIYFWFPNYLFEVLTFFSWMTWISPSNHNLEILTGFRNGLGMFNPWPTFDWNVMLFDSVDPLMVPAFSTFNRTLGMFLLGFVIMGLYFTNAWNTAYLPINSNRVYDHFGKLYNVSRALDDRGMYDHAKYMDYSAAYLAAANTLVYGAFFAMYAAAVTHVAIFHRYEIMMGFKNIWASIRRKKTVPEDGDDGEYKDVHNRLMAAYPEVSEWWYLGTLIVAAGLGFAGVAGWPTYTTPGVVPYGIFLAVVFVIPIGIIKAMTGVEVTLNVLAEFIGGMWVEGNALAMNFFKSFGYVTCAHAVHFANDLKVAHYLKIPPRQTFACQMIATLISTFVCTAVINFQIQIPKVCTPEAPMRFFCPGPNTFFTAAVLWGTIGPIKVFGHQGQYNYLLLGFPLGIILPIIFYFLIKWSPKNRYLRQFHPVALFYGGVNWAPYSFSYAWPAVPIAWLSWIYVKNRYLAFWSKYNFVLSASFSAGIAIAGILMLFTVQWLGADVEWWGNSQVSAGCEGKACTLKTLAEGERFYPWWNPSQVPAP, encoded by the exons ATGGCGAACGAGAAGAACGACGCGCCCGTCACCCCCACTGAGGTGGGGAGGACCCAAGGTCTTTTGACCGACGAGAAGCTTCCTGCT GATGCGCATACCCATGAGATTAGCCGTTTGGACTCTGAGGAACAAGTCTTCGAATC TCACCTCAACGTTACTGAGGATGATCTCATtgaggccaaggccatcgccgccaacctCACACTAGAGGGAGTGCAAAAG ATGATGAAAAACGTTCTCAGAATCCATGATCGCGACCCCAACTTTCCTCACAGTGTTCTTATGAAGATCCACGAGTTCCTTG ACAACGAGAACGTGTTCGAGAACCCCGAGAAGCACGAACAGATCATTTGGGAGATGAAGTTGGAGGCTGCCCTGATCACGAACAACAGCCCCTACTCCGAAGTTCGAGCTGTCGTCGACAACAAGGATGACCCTAATCTTCCCTGCGGAACGATCAGAGCATGGACGATCGGTGTTTTCTTCTCTGTTTTTCTGGCTTTCATCAACCAG CTCTTCAGTATTCGTCAACCGGCTATCAGCATCGAGTCCAATGTCGCCCAGCTGCTGGCCTTTCCTATTGGTAAGGCCTGGGAGAAGCTCATGCCAAACGTCGTCTTCACTGTCTTTGGTCACAAGCTGCCGCTCAACCCCGGACGATTCAACAAGAAGGAGCACATgctcatcgccatcatggcTAACACGGCCAAGAGTCTGCCGTACACTCAGTACATTGTCTGGACACAAGTGCTTCCTCAGTACTTCAACCAACCGTACGCAAAGAGCTTCGCCTACCAAATCCTGATTGCCCTCTCCACCAACTTCATCGGATACGGTCTGGCCG GTTTGACCCGACGATTCATTGTGTACCCCTCCTACTGCGTCTGGCCGGCCTCGCTTGTCACCATCGCCCTCAACTCAGCCCTTCACCATGAGAACAACGTTGCGGTGCCTGGACCCTTCAAGAGGCTGTACTCCATGACTCGCTACAAATTTTTCTTGTGGTCTTTCGGTGCCATGTTCATCTACTTCTGGTTCCCCAACTACCTCTTCGAGGTTCTGACCTTTTTCTCATGGATGACATGGATCTCCCCCAGCAATCACAACCTGGAGATCTTGACGGGATTCCGCAATGGCTTGGGCATGTTCAACCCCTGGCCTACCTTTGACTGGAACGTCATGTTGTTCGACAGCGTCGATCCCTTG ATGGTCCCGGCTTTCTCCACCTTCAACCGAACCCTCGGCATGTTCCTGCTCGGATTCGTTATCATGGGACTCTACTTTACCAACGCCTGGAACACTGCCTACCTCCCCATCAACTCCAACCGTGTCTACGACCACTTTGGCAAGCTGTACAACGTCTCGCGTGCTCTCGACGACCGCGGCATGTATGACCATGCGAAGTACATGGACTACTCGGCTGCCtaccttgccgccgccaacacTTTGGTCTACGGTGCCTTCTTCGCCATGTACGCCGCTGCTGTTACGCACGTTGCCATCTTCCACCGCTACGAGATCATGATGGGTTTCAAGAACATCTGGGCCAGCATCCGCCGTAAGAAGACTGTCCCGGAggatggtgacgacggcgagtaCAAGGATGTCCACAACCGTCTCATGGCCGCCTACCCTGAAG TTTCGGAGTGGTGGTACCTAGGAACCCTCATAGTTGCAGCTGGACTTGGTTTTGCCGGCGTCGCGGGATGGCCTACCTACACCACACCAGGCGTCGTCCCCTACGGTATCTTCTTAGCTGTCGTCTTTGTTATCCCCATCGGTATTATCAAGGCTATGACCGGTGTCGAAGTTACGCTCAACGTCTTGGCCGAGTTCATCGGTGGTATGTGGGTGGAGGGCAACGCGCTTGCCATGAACTTCTTCAAGTCCTTCGG TTACGTCACCTGCGCTCACGCTGTCCACTTTGCGAACGATCTCAAGGTCGCCCACTACCTGAAGATCCCGCCTCGTCAGACCTTCGCCTGCCAGATGATTGCCACCCTCATCTCGACCTTTGTGTGCACCGCTGTCATCAACTTCCAAATTCAAATTCCCAAAGTTTGCACTCCCGAAGCGCCGATGCGTTTCTTCTGCCCCGGCCCGAACACCTtcttcaccgccgccgtcctttGGGGCACCATCGGCCCCATCAAGGTCTTCGGTCACCAGGGACAGTACAACTATCTCCTGCTCGGCTTCCCCCTTGGAATCATCCTGCCCATCATCTTCTACTTCCTCATCAAGTGGTCTCCTAAGAACCGTTACCTCCGCCAGTTCCACCCCGTGGCCCTCTTCTACGGCGGTGTCAACTGGGCCCCCTACAGCTTCTCCTACGCCTGGCCTGCTGTTCCCATTGCGTGGCTGTCGTGGATCTATGTTAAGAACCGCTACTTGGCCTTCTGGTCCAAGTACAACTTCGTGCTTTCGGCCTCGTTCTCCGCCGGTATCGCCATTGCTGGCATTCTTATGCTCTTCACCGTGCAATGGCTCGGCGCCGATGTTGAATGGTGGGGTAACAGCCAGGTCAGTGCTGGCTGTGAGGGCAAGGCGTGCACTCTGAAGACCCTGGCCGAGGGAGAGCGATTCTACCCCTGGTGGAACCCGTCCCAGGTCCCGGCTCCTTAA
- a CDS encoding Litaf-like zinc finger domain-containing protein, with translation MRRSLPRIFWPCDRRGKSEHPVVALDILLSLDMNKTYFETMAQAQPPEDSSIRSPLPQYQAMHTPASSTACANASACNASHCHIAWSCHHGQAVGSTAQSNVLPVALLKRWPALIECPGCRAVLPTNTDHVVGKGSHWMAAMFFCTTVIGVFIPYAITSFKDVQHSCARCGRKVATQRFGSGTKAHLM, from the exons ATGCGCCGTTCCCTCCCTCGAATTTTCTGGCCTTGTGATCGGAGAGGAAAAAGCGAACATCCAGTCGTGGCCCTAGATATTCTTCTGAGTCTAGACATGAACAAGACTTACTTTG AAACCATGGCCCAAGCCCAGCCTCCCGAAGACTCGAGCATTCGATCCCCTCTGCCCCAATACCAAGCCATGCACACTCCTGCCTCTTCGACTGCTTGCGCAAACGCCAGCGCTTGCAACGCTAGCCATTGTCATATCGCTTGGTCATGCCATCATGGGCAAGCTGTTGGGTCAACGGCTCAGTCCAATGTTCTGCCTGTTGCCCTCCTGAAGAGATGGCCGGCCTTAATCGAGTGCCCTGGGTGCAGGGCGGTTTTACCCACCAACACTGACCACGTGGTCGGGAAGGGATCCCA CTGGATGGCCGCCATGTTCTTCTGCACCACCGTCATCGGTGTGTTCATTCCCTACGCTATAACATCGTTCAAGGATGTTCAACATTCCTGTGCGCGCTGCGGACGCAAGGTTGCAACGCAACGATTCGGTAGTGGCACCAAAGCCCATTTGATGTAA
- a CDS encoding Nmra-like family protein has protein sequence MVVVAVAGGTGNVGRTLVEAIVAAGKHEVKILARKENPDLEKKLGASIIAVDYADIEATTKVLEDNNVHTVISAINMMPPTGEAPKEFELIRAADASTTTKRFITSGWGVPHTEQQGSQLPSIPNKLKAKALLKETKGLEYTVIHNGYFLDYWATPAIPSNMTPFTLVLDIPNNVATIPGSGNTPVAFTHTADVSKFVAAALDLEKWEPETFIVGDKVTWNEFLQHAEAAKGTKFKVTYDSVDKLKTGQVTELPSHVPVYPFFPKEALQGMASLFGQWFEDGVFDLPPAGTKTLNEVFPEIKAWTVKDILNAAWKKA, from the exons ATGGTCGTCGTTGCAGTTGCTGGAGGTACCGGAAACGTTGGCCGGACTTTAGTTGAGGCCATTGTCGCCGCTGGCAAACATGAGGTCAAGATTCTCGCTAGAAAG GAAAACCCTgacttggagaagaagcttgGAGCTTCCATCATCGCTGTCGACTATGCGGACATTGAGGCCACAACCAAGGTCCTCGAAGACAACAACGTTCACACCGTCATCTCCGCCATTAATATGATGCCCCCGACAGGCGAAGCTCCCAAGGAGTTTGAACTGATCCGTGCCGCCGATGCATCAACGACAACCAAAAGGTTCATCACTAGCGGCTGGGGCGTGCCCCATACTGAGCA ACAAGGCAGTCAACTGCCCTCAATTCCTAACAAGCTCAAAGCTAAGGCTCTGCTGAAAGAGACCAAAGGCCTCGAGTACACAGTCATCCACAACGGATACTTCTTGGACTACTGGGCAACGCCTGCCATCCCGTCCAACATGACTCCTTTCACActcgtcctcgacatccCAAACAACGTTGCGACCATCCCTGGGTCTGGCAACACTCCGGTTGCATTCACTCACACCGCAGACGTGAGCAAGTTTGTCGCCGCCGCTTTGGACCTCGAGAAGTGGGAGCCTGAGACATTCATTGTTGGTGATAAGGTCACCTGGAACGAGTTTCTTCAGCATGCGGAGGCTGCCAAGG GCACGAAGTTCAAGGTCACCTACGACAGTGTCGACAAGTTGAAGACTGGTCAGGTGACGGAGCTCCCTTCCCATGTTCCTGTGTATCCCTTCTTCCCCAAGGAGGCTTTGCAGGGCATGGCTTCCCTGTTTGGTCAGTGGTTCGAGGACGGAGTTTTTGACCTCCCCCCTGCTGGTACCAAGACTCTCAACGAGGTTTTCCCCGAAATCAAAGCCTGGACTGTCAAGGACATTCTCAACGCTGCTTGGAAGAAGGCCTAG